In Phragmites australis chromosome 24, lpPhrAust1.1, whole genome shotgun sequence, the following are encoded in one genomic region:
- the LOC133907253 gene encoding uncharacterized protein LOC133907253, producing MDDHVDAAPTATPDVQWWCLDVIVLQWIHNSISADVLETVMPNKEDPTAADVWAAIDSLFRNNMESRALYLEVEFKNFVQGDMTISYYCQKMKTMADALADVGQPVTDKALVLNLLLGLNEQFAHLWPIFGMQSPYPTFINVRTTLLLEEIQKNADTSRATMLISGHLRAQGLGTEQPGQLWHARCTASVPARPILRRLFGSTSNNRRNSNNNQRNSENRSGYGNNAGQCDGGNRDSGNRGAPPQWPTMYNPWTSSFQVWSGAAPGQPGQGLLRPCPPMQMRQQALAMQHVVPPLPPMPVPQPGVVPGWST from the coding sequence ATGGACGACCATGTCGACGCCGCCCCTACTGCCACTCCTGACGTTCAATGGTGGTGCCTTGATGTCATTGTTCTCCAATGGATCCACAACTCCATCTCCGCGGATGTCCTGGAGACCGTCATGCCCAACAAGGAAGACCCCACTGCCGCCGATGTTTGGGCCGCCATCGACTCCCTGTTCCGCAATAACATGGAGAGTCGCGCGCTGTACCTTGAGGTGGAATTCAAGAATTTCGTCCAAGGGGACATGACGATCAGCTACTACTGCCAAAAGATGAAAACCATGGCAGATGCTCTTGCTGACGTCGGCCAGCCTGTCACCGACAAGGCGCTTGTTCTCAATCTCTTGCTAGGTTTGAACGAGCAGTTCGCTCATCTTTGGCCTATTTTTGGCATGCAGAGCCCCTACCCTACATTCATTAACGTGCGCACGACACTACTGCTTGAGGAAATCCAGAAGAACGCCGACACCTCCCGAGCCACGATGCTCATCTCCGGGCACCTCCGCGCACAAGGGCTCGGGACAGAGCAGCCAGGGCAACTCTGGCACGCCCGGTGCACCGCAAGCGTCCCAGCGCGCCCCAtcctccgccgcctcttcggcagcacctccaacAACCGCCGAAACTCCAACAACAATCAACGCAACAGCGAAAACCGCAGCGGGTACGGCAACAACGCCGGCCAGTGTGATGGTGGCAACCGCGACAGTGGTAATCGCGGCGCCCCTCCGCAATGGCCGACGATGTACAACCCATGGACGAGCTCTTTTCAAGTTTGGTCCGGTGCCGCTCCAGGGCAGCCCGGCCAGGGCCTTCTCAGACCGTGCCCTCCCATGCAGATGCGCCAACAGGCTCTCGCCATGCAGCACGTCGTGCCTCCACTGCCACCTATGCCTGTTCCACAGCCCGGTGTTGTGCCTGGTTGGAGCACGTGA